A window from Trichomycterus rosablanca isolate fTriRos1 chromosome 21, fTriRos1.hap1, whole genome shotgun sequence encodes these proteins:
- the poc5 gene encoding centrosomal protein POC5, translating to MSSDEAVLTSPVLPKDSDRGSSVSSELQDEYEELLRYAVVTPRYEPSIPSQLLSSSLRSKGVQDSSVMHDPRPGALQDISEHGRRAAAPNELIIANMAQQLQVSRPPSRISEGEMAARSEAESERTHTGSDRSGRSSPDPVMTEIFISEENLNTMEDILDTWSNNLKSNVMMELRKWKLAFVEQHRLEMKKEREKHAAHLAGIHAEMDSLKDLLNTFQLSNQRKDEVIVNLTRAVDRQRERLELMKSFTQWRLQHCAAREEVQASRLAEQHYQLQLKKRVWAAWHSLIQRGWKEKAERACRARAEEVCMQLSADYESKLAEHVEALQKAQTEIQRLHTEREHYEDSMKKAFMRGVCALNIEALSIFNTGDTGRQERAESPLLGEQPSTSSMTNRPLRTASSARLSPISMESPVQPTHSYSDKEHTEADQLTFQAGYSTAGSRSDPLAPTTTVNTDLAPGYSTSLRQQTGARTVTAGQQKATKTVTARITGRSEVARTGRNTSNLNVMGVAPPMSSVIVERHHPVTQRTISQATAAKFPRSALQSHTVSSTKSSTQARPSFSSIRVVD from the exons ATGTCTTCAGATGAAGCAGTGCTCACCAGTCCAGTACTGCCAAAGGACTCAGACAGAGGTAGCTCAGTGTCTTCTGAGCTCCAA GATGAATATGAAGAACTGCTTCGTTATGCTGTGGTCACTCCCAGATATGAGCCAAGTATTCCATCACAGTTGTTAAGCAGCTCCTTACGTTCAAAAGGTGTCCAGGACTCCAGTGTGATGCATGATCCAAGGCCCGGGGCATTGCAGG ACATCAGTGAACATGGGAGACGAGCAGCAGCGCCAAATGAGCTGATTATAGCCAACATGGCTCAACAGTTACAAGTATCTCGACCACCAAGTCGAATTTCTGAAG GGGAGATGGCAGCCAGGTCTGAAGCAGAGTCAGAAAGAACACATACCGGCTCAGATCGATCTGGAAGGAGCAGTCCTGATCCTGTGATGACAGAGATTTTCATTTCGGAGGAGAACCTAAACACGATGGAGGACATTCTAGACACATGGAGCAACAACTTGAAG AGTAATGTAATGATGGAGCTCAGGAAATGGAAACTGGCCTTCGTTGAGCAGCATCGATTGGAGATGAAGAAGGAAAGGGAGAAGCATGCTGCTCACCTAGCCGGCATTCATGCAGAGATGGACAGCCTTAAAGACCTGCTCAATACCTTCCAGCTCTCCAATCAGCGAAAAGATGAG GTGATAGTGAATCTGACGCGGGCGGTTGACAGGCAGCGGGAGCGTCTGGAGCTGATGAAGAGCTTCACCCAGTGGAGACTTCAGCACTGTGCTGCCAGAGAGGAG GTGCAGGCAAGCAGGTTGGCAGAGCAGCACTACCAGCTACAGCTTAAAAAGAGGGTGTGGGCTGCCTGGCACTCACTTATCCAGAGAGGTTGGAAGGAGAAGGCAGAGCGGGCATGCCGTGCTCGTGCTGAGGAGGTCTGCATGCAGCTCTCTGCAGACTATGAATCTAAACTGGCTGAG cATGTGGAGGCCCTGCAGAAAGCTCAGACAGAAATCCAGAGACTGCATACAGAGAGAGAACACTATGAAGACTCTATGAAAAAAGCATTCATGCGTGGTGTCTGTGCTCTTAACATCGAGGCTCTCAGCATTTTTAACACCGGAGATACAGGCAGACAGGAACGAG CGGAATCTCCACTCTTGGGCGAACAACCCAGCACTAGCTCAATGACCAATCGTCCACTCAGAACTGCCTCCTCTGCACGCCTTAGCCCAATCAGCATGGAGTCTCCTGTTCAGCCCACCCACTCTTACAGCGACAAAGAACACACAGAAGCA GATCAGTTAACCTTTCAGGCTGGCTACAGTACAGCAGGGAGCCGGTCAGACCCACTAGCTCCTACTACAACAGTGAACACTGATTTAGCACCCGGGTACAGCACATCCCTTAGACAG CAGACGGGTGCACGGACGGTAACTGCGGGTCAGCAGAAAGCTACCAAGACTGTAACTGCACGTATAACAGGACGTTCAGAAGTAGCCCGGACAGGCCGTAACACCAGCAATCTGAACGTCATGGGTGTAGCGCCACCTATGAGCTCTGTTATTGTGGAAAGACATCACCCTGTCACTCAG CGTACTATCAGTCAGGCAACAGCAGCCAAGTTTCCTCGCTCAGCTCTACAGAGTCACACTGTGTCCAGTACTAAGAGCTCTACCCAGGCCAGACCCTCATTCTCTTCCATCAGGGTAGTGGACTAG